The Naumannella cuiyingiana DNA window ACCCGCACGCCGCCCCGGCGCGCATTCCCTAGACTGGCCGGCGCAGAACCACCCGAAGGAGTCTCCTTGACCAGTCCGAACGACAACGAGCCGGCGCCGCCCGCCGCGCTCGACGCCGCGAGCGTCGAGCGCCTGGTCGCGGAGGCGGAGGCCGCGTTCGCCGCGGCCGGCAGCACCGCCGAGCTCAAGGCCGCCCGGATCGCCCACACCGGCGACCGTTCGGCGCTCGCCCTGGCCAACCGGGAAATCGGATCCCTCCCTCCGGCCGATCGCAAGGACGCCGGCCGCCGGATCGGCCAGGCCCGCGGTCGTGTCAATGCGGCCCTGGCCTCCCGCGAGGCCGAGATCGTCGAGACCGAGCTGGCGCAGCGGCTGGCCGACGAGCGGGTGGACGTCACGCTGCCGGTCGAGCTCGGCCCGCAGGGTGCCGCGCATCCGGTCACGGCGCTGATCGACAAGATCGCCGACGTCTTCGTCGCGATGGGCTGGGAGATCGCCGAGGGCCCGGAGGTCGAGTCGGAGTGGATGAACTTCGATGCGCTCAATCTGCACCCCGACCACCCGGCGCGCGCCGAACAGGACACGCTCTTCGTCGAGCCCAGGGATCGCAGTCTGGTGCTGCGGACCCATACCTCCCCGGTCCAGCTTCGCGCGCTGTTGGAGCGGCCCTTGCCGGTCTACGTCGTCGCGCCCGGCAAGGTCTACCGCGCCGACGAACTCGACGCGACCCACCTCCCGGTCTTCCACCAGGTCGAGGGGCTGGTCGTCGACGAGGGCATCACGCTCGGTCACCTGATGGGCGCGCTGGAGCACTTCGCCCGCGAGATGTTCGGTGACATCCGGCTGCGGTGGCGACCCGACTACTTCCCGTTCACCGAGCCGAGCGTCGAGGTGGACCTGGAGTGCTTCGTCTGTCACGGCGAGTCGGTGGGCAATCCTGACCGACCGTGCCGGACCTGCCGGTCGGAGGGCTGGATCGAGTGGGGCGGCAGCGGCGTGGTCAACCCGCGGGTGCTGGCGGCCGCCGGTGTCGACACCGATCGTTACACCGGGTTCGCGTTCGGGATGGGCATCGAGCGCACATTGATGTTCCGCAACGGAGTGGAGGACATGCGCGACATGGCCGAGGGCGATGTGCGATTCAGCCGTTCGCTGGTCGGGGAGGCACGATGAGGGCGCCGATCGGCTGGATTCGTGAGTACGCC harbors:
- the pheS gene encoding phenylalanine--tRNA ligase subunit alpha, which encodes MTSPNDNEPAPPAALDAASVERLVAEAEAAFAAAGSTAELKAARIAHTGDRSALALANREIGSLPPADRKDAGRRIGQARGRVNAALASREAEIVETELAQRLADERVDVTLPVELGPQGAAHPVTALIDKIADVFVAMGWEIAEGPEVESEWMNFDALNLHPDHPARAEQDTLFVEPRDRSLVLRTHTSPVQLRALLERPLPVYVVAPGKVYRADELDATHLPVFHQVEGLVVDEGITLGHLMGALEHFAREMFGDIRLRWRPDYFPFTEPSVEVDLECFVCHGESVGNPDRPCRTCRSEGWIEWGGSGVVNPRVLAAAGVDTDRYTGFAFGMGIERTLMFRNGVEDMRDMAEGDVRFSRSLVGEAR